A region from the Streptomyces sp. 3214.6 genome encodes:
- a CDS encoding FAD:protein FMN transferase: MGFPVSLRVDDTVVPDEAGDAVFAWLREVDARFSPFKADSEVSRYDRGELLADELSADLVEVLDICERYRVATGGAFDVRLPGRGLDPCAVVKGWSVQRAAALLTGAGLGRFCLNAGGDVVVSGGPWRVGVRHPEIADKLCTVLDLTDAAVATSARYERGDHILDGRTGRPAVGLDSLTVVAPTLTEADSVATAAFAMGAEGVEWAAERDGCEVYAVLPGGRVLRTAGFPTAGAAAA, translated from the coding sequence ATGGGGTTTCCGGTCTCGCTGCGGGTCGACGACACCGTCGTCCCCGACGAGGCCGGGGACGCCGTGTTCGCCTGGCTGCGCGAGGTCGACGCCCGGTTCAGCCCGTTCAAGGCCGACAGCGAGGTGTCCCGGTACGACCGGGGCGAGCTGTTGGCCGACGAGCTGAGCGCCGACCTGGTGGAGGTCCTCGATATCTGCGAACGGTATCGGGTGGCCACCGGCGGCGCCTTCGACGTCCGGCTGCCCGGCCGCGGCCTCGACCCCTGCGCGGTCGTCAAGGGCTGGTCCGTGCAGCGGGCGGCCGCACTGCTGACCGGCGCCGGGCTCGGCCGGTTCTGCCTCAACGCCGGGGGCGACGTGGTCGTGTCGGGCGGGCCGTGGCGGGTCGGCGTACGGCACCCCGAGATCGCCGACAAACTGTGCACCGTCCTCGACCTCACCGACGCGGCGGTCGCGACCTCCGCGCGCTACGAGCGCGGCGACCACATCCTCGACGGCCGCACCGGTCGCCCCGCCGTCGGCCTCGACAGCCTCACCGTGGTGGCCCCGACCCTGACCGAGGCAGACTCCGTCGCCACGGCCGCCTTCGCCATGGGCGCGGAGGGCGTCGAGTGGGCGGCGGAGCGCGACGGCTGCGAGGTGTACGCCGTACTGCCCGGCGGTCGCGTGCTGCGCACGGCAGGATTCCCGACGGCGGGCGCGGCGGCGGCGTGA
- a CDS encoding ABC transporter ATP-binding protein codes for MIRIDSVTKRYPDGTVAVDRLSLDIPDRSITVLVGPSGCGKTTTLRMINRMVEPSEGTILIDGVDSRQQPVNTLRRSMGYVIQNAGLFQHRTIVDNIATVPRMLGWSKDKARARARELMERVGLDSSFAKRYPYQLSGGQQQRVGVARALAADPPVLLMDEPFSAVDPVVRKGLQDELLRIQAELGKTIVFVTHDIDEAVKLGTMVAVLRTGGRLAQFAPPAELLSDPADAFVEDFLGADRGIRRLSFFSSEGLELLTAPIVAVDATAEQIAARSTADTPYLLVTGVDGRPLGWSEPAGLTAGKIDVGRLLPYGRPFVAGRDSLRAALDCAVLSPTGWALAVDAEGRAAGVVSQATIGEAIRGAHAAGREERRTTTETVQKVIR; via the coding sequence TTGATACGGATAGATTCAGTCACCAAGCGATACCCGGACGGCACGGTGGCGGTCGACCGGCTCTCTCTCGACATACCGGACCGTTCGATCACCGTGCTCGTCGGCCCCTCGGGCTGCGGCAAGACGACCACTTTGCGGATGATCAACCGGATGGTCGAACCCAGCGAGGGCACGATCCTCATCGACGGCGTCGACAGCCGTCAGCAACCCGTCAACACCCTGCGCCGGTCCATGGGTTACGTCATCCAGAACGCCGGTCTCTTCCAGCACCGCACGATCGTCGACAACATCGCCACGGTGCCCCGGATGCTCGGCTGGAGCAAGGACAAGGCCCGCGCCAGGGCCCGCGAGCTGATGGAACGGGTGGGGCTCGACTCCTCGTTCGCCAAGCGCTACCCCTACCAGCTCTCCGGCGGCCAGCAGCAGCGCGTCGGCGTGGCACGGGCGCTCGCCGCCGACCCGCCGGTGCTGCTCATGGACGAGCCGTTCTCCGCCGTCGACCCCGTCGTCCGCAAGGGGCTGCAGGACGAACTCCTGCGCATCCAGGCCGAATTGGGCAAGACCATCGTCTTCGTCACGCATGACATCGACGAGGCCGTCAAGCTCGGCACGATGGTCGCCGTGCTGCGCACCGGAGGTCGGCTCGCCCAGTTCGCGCCGCCCGCCGAGCTGCTGTCCGACCCCGCGGACGCGTTCGTCGAGGACTTCCTCGGCGCCGACCGCGGCATCCGGCGCCTGTCATTCTTCTCCTCCGAGGGCCTGGAGCTGCTCACCGCGCCGATCGTCGCGGTCGACGCCACCGCCGAGCAGATCGCCGCCCGCAGCACGGCCGACACCCCCTACCTCCTCGTCACCGGAGTGGACGGGCGTCCGCTTGGCTGGAGCGAGCCCGCCGGACTGACGGCCGGAAAGATCGACGTCGGCCGACTGCTGCCGTACGGGCGGCCGTTCGTCGCCGGACGGGACTCGCTGCGCGCCGCGCTCGACTGTGCCGTCCTGTCGCCCACCGGCTGGGCCCTCGCCGTGGACGCCGAGGGCCGGGCCGCCGGAGTCGTCTC
- a CDS encoding FMN-binding protein: protein MKRAIPVLVLSVAGLIPVWRYEPSTGTTSTTGAASTPSVSSSTSSSGSTTITGTTVTTEKGDVQVQVTYAGGRITAVKMLKQPNHPQTTAAVPKLIAETLTAQSADIDTVSGATLTSNGYKESLQAAIDAQAAAASASPAASAATSQTVAGSTVTTEKGDVQVQVTYAGGRITAVKMLKQPNHPQTTAAVPKLIAETLTAQSADIDTVSGATITSDGYRESLQAAIDAKGA, encoded by the coding sequence GTGAAGCGAGCAATACCTGTCCTGGTCCTGTCCGTCGCGGGCCTGATCCCGGTCTGGCGCTACGAGCCGTCGACCGGTACGACGTCCACCACCGGGGCCGCCTCGACGCCCTCCGTGTCCTCCTCCACCTCCTCCTCGGGCTCGACCACCATCACCGGTACGACCGTCACGACGGAGAAGGGCGACGTGCAGGTCCAGGTGACCTACGCGGGCGGCCGGATCACGGCTGTGAAGATGCTGAAGCAGCCGAACCATCCGCAGACGACGGCGGCGGTGCCGAAGCTGATCGCGGAGACGCTGACGGCTCAGAGCGCGGACATCGACACCGTTTCCGGCGCGACGCTCACCAGCAACGGTTACAAGGAGTCCCTCCAGGCGGCCATCGACGCGCAGGCCGCGGCCGCCTCGGCGTCCCCCGCGGCCTCGGCCGCGACCTCGCAGACCGTGGCGGGTTCGACCGTCACGACGGAGAAGGGCGACGTGCAGGTCCAGGTGACCTACGCGGGCGGCCGGATCACGGCTGTGAAGATGCTGAAGCAGCCGAACCATCCGCAGACGACGGCGGCGGTGCCGAAGCTGATCGCGGAGACGCTGACGGCTCAGAGCGCGGACATCGACACCGTTTCCGGCGCGACCATCACGAGCGACGGTTACCGGGAGTCCCTCCAGGCCGCGATCGACGCGAAGGGTGCCTGA
- a CDS encoding lysylphosphatidylglycerol synthase transmembrane domain-containing protein has product MSLLPLDDPSTPPPLPVADDRPRPLTSTATRRALSLLPLLLLAVWAAVDWHAVRDGTTRLATADPWWLLAGLLFTYLGAVAAACVRQGAVLDRLPPGLLVASQIAAGAANHVLPASIGAHAVTLRFLQRQGVPLPRASASIGLYSLVRAVAKTPVVLVFLLAAPDTVPAARLLPEGRTLLLAAVGLLLAPTAAALLLALVRPLRRPALDFVRTGLTDVRRLHTRPSRFLPLWGGALAAPLLQASVVASVGTALGVPLSWPQLLFVYLAASTAAGAVPAPGGIGPVDAALVLTLAGYGTPLSLATATVLGYRMLTVWLPLLPGMLVLSALVQRKHL; this is encoded by the coding sequence GTGTCCCTGCTGCCCCTCGACGATCCCTCGACCCCGCCCCCGCTCCCCGTCGCGGACGACCGCCCCCGCCCCCTGACCTCCACCGCCACCCGCCGCGCCCTCAGCCTGCTCCCGCTGCTGCTCCTCGCGGTGTGGGCGGCGGTCGACTGGCACGCCGTGCGCGACGGCACCACCCGCCTGGCCACCGCCGACCCCTGGTGGCTGCTGGCCGGGCTCCTCTTCACCTACCTGGGCGCGGTCGCCGCGGCCTGTGTCCGCCAGGGCGCGGTCCTGGACCGGTTGCCGCCCGGCCTGCTGGTGGCGTCCCAGATCGCCGCGGGCGCCGCGAACCATGTGCTGCCCGCGAGCATAGGCGCGCACGCGGTCACCCTCCGCTTTCTGCAGCGCCAGGGCGTCCCACTTCCCCGCGCCAGCGCCTCGATCGGCCTGTACTCCCTGGTCAGGGCCGTGGCGAAGACGCCTGTGGTGCTGGTGTTCCTGCTCGCCGCGCCCGACACCGTACCCGCTGCCCGACTCCTGCCCGAGGGCAGGACGTTGCTCCTGGCCGCCGTGGGCCTGTTGCTGGCCCCCACGGCGGCAGCGCTGCTGCTCGCTCTCGTACGGCCGCTGCGCCGTCCGGCCCTGGACTTCGTGCGTACGGGCCTGACCGACGTCCGCCGGCTGCACACCCGCCCCTCCCGTTTCCTGCCCCTGTGGGGCGGAGCCCTCGCGGCGCCGCTGCTCCAGGCGAGTGTGGTGGCCTCCGTGGGGACGGCGCTGGGCGTCCCTCTCTCCTGGCCGCAGTTACTCTTCGTGTACCTCGCCGCGAGCACCGCGGCGGGAGCCGTCCCCGCGCCGGGCGGGATCGGCCCGGTCGACGCGGCCCTCGTCCTCACCCTGGCCGGCTACGGCACCCCGCTGAGCCTGGCCA
- a CDS encoding response regulator transcription factor, translating into MEKVRLLVVDDDPPIADLVATVARYEGWDAVTANSGEEALRRAADFHPDIVVLDLMLPDIDGFGVLDRLRNTGTMVPVVFLTARDGVADRVAGLTRGGDDYLVKPFAVEELMARLRTVLRRSTGPGFQRSVLRVSDLTMDEDTREVRRGGKLLTLTPTEYEVLRYLMRKSPTVLTKAQILDHVWEYGFGGRSNVVELVVSRLRRKLDATGDDPLIQTVRGFGYVIRQAAE; encoded by the coding sequence GTGGAAAAAGTACGACTCCTCGTCGTGGACGACGACCCGCCGATCGCCGATCTCGTGGCGACGGTCGCCCGCTACGAGGGCTGGGACGCGGTCACCGCGAACTCGGGTGAGGAGGCGCTGCGCCGCGCCGCCGACTTCCATCCCGACATCGTGGTGCTCGACCTGATGCTGCCCGACATCGACGGTTTCGGCGTGCTCGACCGACTGCGGAACACCGGGACGATGGTGCCGGTCGTGTTTCTCACGGCCCGCGACGGGGTCGCCGACCGGGTCGCGGGGCTAACCCGGGGCGGCGACGACTACCTGGTGAAACCGTTTGCCGTGGAGGAGCTGATGGCCCGGCTGCGGACCGTGCTGCGGCGCAGCACCGGCCCCGGTTTCCAGCGTTCCGTGCTGCGGGTGTCGGATCTCACGATGGACGAGGACACCCGGGAGGTCCGCCGCGGCGGAAAGTTGCTGACGCTCACCCCGACCGAGTACGAGGTGCTGCGCTACCTGATGCGCAAGTCCCCGACCGTGCTCACCAAGGCGCAGATCCTCGATCATGTCTGGGAATACGGTTTCGGCGGCCGCTCCAACGTCGTCGAGCTGGTCGTCAGCCGACTGCGCCGCAAGCTCGACGCGACGGGCGACGACCCGCTGATCCAGACGGTACGCGGTTTCGGATACGTGATCCGGCAGGCGGCCGAGTGA
- a CDS encoding ferredoxin reductase family protein has translation MTTVQSPPVPPTAIRPKVVARTGLYAVLAANAAVVTLFAVQAGFASNALVVIGRFAGLYGALLMAFQLLLVARLPWLDRRIGMDRLTNWHRWTGFGLLWTLVGHVVFITFGYAQSSSMNPVSQLVDLAETVEGVFRAVVALVLILVIGGVSARWARRRLAYETWHFIHLYTYVAVVLAFTHQVAVGTTFTASSAATAYWYTVWTVALGSVFLGRLALPLWRNWRHQLRVEAVVPEADNVVSVYITGRDLDRLPARAGQFFLWRFVTKDRWWQANPFSLSAAPDGTRLRLTAKAAGDGSAGLRHIKPGTRVFAEGPYGAFTAMHRTRPESLLIAGGVGVTPIRALLEEIHGHAVVIYRVAGERDAVLYDELRDLAVAKGAELHLVTGPPVPDRLAPRELAALVPDIAERDVFLCGPPPMMNAVLGTLRELDVPKTQIHFERFSLAG, from the coding sequence GTGACGACCGTCCAATCGCCTCCCGTTCCCCCCACGGCGATACGCCCCAAAGTAGTGGCCCGCACGGGTCTGTACGCCGTGCTGGCCGCGAACGCGGCCGTCGTGACCCTCTTCGCCGTCCAGGCAGGCTTCGCCTCCAACGCGCTGGTCGTGATCGGCCGCTTCGCCGGCCTGTACGGCGCCCTGCTGATGGCGTTCCAGCTGCTGCTGGTGGCCCGGCTGCCCTGGCTGGACCGCCGCATCGGCATGGACCGGCTGACCAACTGGCACCGCTGGACCGGCTTCGGCCTGCTGTGGACGCTGGTCGGGCATGTGGTGTTCATCACCTTCGGCTACGCCCAGTCCTCCTCGATGAACCCGGTGAGCCAGCTGGTGGACCTCGCGGAAACCGTCGAAGGCGTTTTCCGCGCGGTGGTCGCCCTGGTGCTGATCCTGGTCATCGGCGGCGTCTCCGCCCGCTGGGCCCGTCGTCGCCTCGCCTACGAGACCTGGCACTTCATCCACCTGTACACCTACGTCGCCGTGGTGCTGGCCTTCACCCACCAGGTCGCGGTCGGCACCACGTTCACCGCGTCCTCCGCTGCCACGGCGTACTGGTACACCGTGTGGACCGTCGCCCTCGGCTCGGTGTTCCTGGGCCGGCTGGCCCTGCCGCTGTGGCGCAACTGGCGTCACCAACTGCGCGTCGAGGCGGTCGTCCCCGAGGCCGACAACGTCGTGAGCGTGTACATCACCGGGCGCGATCTGGACCGGCTGCCCGCCCGGGCCGGCCAGTTCTTCCTGTGGCGGTTCGTGACCAAGGACCGCTGGTGGCAGGCGAACCCCTTCTCCCTGTCGGCCGCCCCCGACGGCACCCGGCTGCGGCTGACCGCGAAGGCCGCCGGCGACGGCTCCGCGGGACTGCGCCACATCAAGCCCGGCACCCGGGTCTTCGCCGAGGGCCCCTACGGCGCCTTCACCGCGATGCACCGCACCCGTCCGGAGTCCCTGCTCATCGCCGGCGGCGTCGGCGTCACTCCGATCCGGGCGCTGCTGGAGGAGATCCACGGGCACGCCGTGGTCATCTACCGGGTGGCCGGCGAGCGCGACGCTGTCCTCTACGACGAGCTGCGCGACCTCGCCGTCGCCAAGGGCGCCGAACTGCACCTGGTCACCGGGCCGCCGGTGCCCGACCGGCTGGCGCCGCGCGAACTCGCCGCCCTCGTGCCGGACATCGCCGAGCGGGACGTCTTCCTGTGCGGGCCGCCGCCGATGATGAACGCGGTCCTCGGCACCCTGCGCGAGCTCGACGTGCCCAAGACGCAGATCCATTTCGAGCGCTTCAGCCTGGCGGGATGA
- a CDS encoding sensor histidine kinase — protein sequence MIGRLWQSYRRLRLGTRLALGLGALSLVVFAVVGTAMTTYMRDYLSAQLNDQLAIAQVAQSKSIVDSGSLTGKKYWGWYYAVYDVRDGEPVLRKPEDPGDVPEDVADLTALAKAQTVADTELVRTAHLTGKGEYRLRACEVEPGVLLVSGAPMDELEDTVRQLITIQVVTFGLALLALVVFGRALLRRGLKPLSDMAHTAHGIASHDLSESASRLPLRADAPGGGPEVEELRTAFNTMLEHIDDALAVRAEAEQRLRRFVADASHELRTPLMSVRGYADLFQYAAANAPEERDKHLARLRAEAARMGFLLDDLLLLARLDAAEVETPLRMENADLVELVEQATDAFRASHPGHPLTVSPGPAAVPLRMDPHRIRQVLDNLLTNAAVHTPAGTPVRVEVTLAPETAQVHVTDKGPGIPAGDRGRVFDRFYRVDKARSRDRGGSGLGLSVARSLVRAHGGSLELGDAPGATVFTMTLPRAPDADRPTSAGPAALRTQRPGG from the coding sequence GTGATCGGCCGACTCTGGCAGTCGTACCGCAGACTGCGGCTCGGCACCCGGCTGGCGCTGGGGCTCGGCGCACTGTCGCTGGTGGTGTTCGCGGTGGTCGGCACGGCCATGACGACCTATATGCGGGACTATCTGTCGGCCCAGCTCAACGATCAGCTCGCGATCGCCCAGGTCGCGCAGTCCAAGAGCATCGTGGACTCCGGCTCGCTGACCGGGAAGAAGTACTGGGGCTGGTACTACGCCGTATACGACGTGCGGGACGGCGAGCCGGTGCTGCGCAAGCCCGAGGACCCCGGTGACGTGCCCGAGGACGTCGCCGACCTCACCGCCCTGGCCAAGGCGCAGACCGTCGCCGACACCGAGCTGGTGCGCACCGCGCACCTCACGGGCAAGGGCGAGTACCGGCTGCGCGCCTGCGAGGTGGAGCCCGGCGTGCTGCTGGTCAGCGGCGCGCCGATGGACGAGCTCGAGGACACCGTCCGGCAGTTGATCACGATCCAGGTCGTCACCTTCGGCCTGGCGCTGCTGGCCCTCGTGGTGTTCGGCCGGGCGCTGCTGCGGCGCGGCCTGAAACCGCTGAGCGACATGGCGCACACCGCGCACGGCATCGCCTCGCACGACCTCAGCGAGTCGGCGTCGCGGCTCCCCCTGCGGGCGGACGCGCCGGGCGGCGGCCCCGAGGTGGAGGAGCTGCGCACGGCCTTCAACACGATGCTGGAGCACATCGACGACGCACTCGCCGTGCGCGCGGAGGCCGAACAGCGGCTGCGCCGTTTCGTCGCCGACGCCTCGCACGAGCTGCGCACACCGCTGATGTCGGTACGCGGTTACGCAGACCTTTTCCAGTACGCGGCCGCCAACGCGCCCGAGGAACGGGACAAGCACCTGGCCCGGCTGCGCGCCGAGGCCGCCCGGATGGGCTTCCTCCTCGACGACCTCCTGCTGCTGGCCCGCCTGGACGCGGCCGAGGTGGAGACGCCCCTGCGGATGGAGAACGCGGACCTGGTCGAGCTGGTCGAGCAGGCGACCGACGCGTTCCGCGCGAGCCACCCCGGGCATCCGCTGACGGTGTCCCCGGGACCGGCGGCCGTGCCACTGCGGATGGACCCGCACCGCATCCGCCAGGTCCTGGACAACCTCCTCACCAACGCGGCCGTGCACACCCCGGCCGGAACCCCGGTCCGCGTCGAGGTGACCCTCGCTCCGGAGACGGCACAGGTTCATGTGACCGACAAGGGCCCGGGCATTCCGGCCGGTGACCGTGGACGCGTTTTCGACCGTTTCTACCGCGTCGACAAAGCCCGCAGCCGCGACCGCGGCGGCAGCGGCCTCGGCCTGTCGGTCGCCCGCTCCCTGGTGCGGGCCCACGGCGGCTCGCTGGAGCTGGGTGACGCGCCGGGGGCGACGGTGTTCACGATGACCCTGCCGAGGGCACCGGACGCGGATCGGCCGACGAGCGCCGGCCCGGCAGCCCTGCGCACGCAACGCCCCGGCGGCTGA